The DNA region GCGGTTAGCTTGTACTGCGAGCCGCAGCTGGACccttctcagttcaaatggattggtcatCTAGACAACTTATTTCAAAGGTTGCATACCTGAGCCAACTCGTCTTTGAGTTCATTATACTTTTCCACATTGAATTTCTTCTTGCTTGCCCCCTTGTAGAAGTAATGCAGGAACTGTCTGTCCTTAGCATTGGGATAGACGTAATccttcaaaaaaattttttaaaaaagcaataaATGAAACAGAATGATTACAAAAATCAAATGTATAAGACTAAATTTGTCTGGCTTGCCTCTTTAGTGAGAACATAGTAGGCGAAGGCCCCCATGCTGGTGGCGTAGGTGACAAAGTAGGTGACGGGCTCCATGACGTCCCACGAGTACACCCACCAGGTAAGCCAGGCCAGTGCGCCGCCCTGCACGGACAGCAGGGCCAAACCGGTCCAAACCGCTCTGGATGTTTGGAAGTCGGCCGTGTGAGACAGCTGCGCCTTCATCTGGCAACGTACAGTGGTGTTTGGAGAACTTCAAACAAGGGTATGACAAGTCCAAAGTTCTAGAAACAACATCTAAGAATAGTGATTCAGAAAGATAACCTGCCttaaagtgcacatgacaccaGAAAgcaatgtttatttcatattacacgccgTATTTTATGCTCTGGAATGAAAcgaaccgcttggatgtgtgtggatccatatatttattcaactttttgaatcctgcgccatgaaaatgagtgcctTCTGGCCAGAGAATGAGATCATCTTCAATATAGGGTACAGCCATACTATTGTATggagaaggactgcggattcagctgattttgcggattaccgtattggctcgaatataagatgaccccttctttttcaagtttggaaaaaaagacttaacaccaaattaatttttatatagaaaataattacagtacatctgaaacgaatgattataacaatatatttgagagaaaaagcatgttatttttcctcatttaaatatgtatgtatggcttctggtttttgaaatgtaaataaaccaatctattttgatataacattgcaataactgcattaaccatcaaagtgaggtctaactgtaactagtcttgaaacaaatcggaataaggaaaaacattgcaataaaataatgctaacttgagagtagctgagatttgtcatgacagaacatcgcttcaatgatatctggcgccatctaccgtcgtgaatgggtataacgtctagaccgcgaatataagacgacccccactttttcaatcttatttcaatgcaaaaaacagtcttatattcaggctaaTACGGTAATTTTTCGCGTCATGCCAcctcaatgtgctgcaggcttttgttgctacaccagggagagtggtgtgagcctttttgggtatcAAAATAGCCTGTTCACCgcaaagaatgggcaaaacaagtgcgACAATCGAGGGACCATTAGacggacgaggaagtgagtatgctatgtgttttatattatgtcaagtaTAGGGATTTtgggacatgttttattgaggtGACTGGTATTTTGTGGGTGACGATGCTTGCCGTCAGCCAATGAAGCAGCCGGCAACCGTGGCGTGTGACAAGCTGCCCAATGTCGGCTGGTTTGTCCGCCGAGAATGTGCCATTTTCGGTGTTCATTCCCCTGCTGCTTGTTCGGCGACGAGCACTCCTACGAGACTGCTTGCCAAGGCCGCAGTAGGGGAATGACGAGCTGTAATAGTCTGCTGAAAGTTGCTCACCGCCAGAGGTTGGCAACCACTCCCGCTgcggtgtgtgacatgagttggggtaattttgtgtgattttcatgtttaaagtgaggaaaagacttggaagagctgctcggttcaggttagcatgtagcctatctctcacgcctcctgttttgtttacgctctttcccccGTCTCCGAGtccggcagggaaatgacaagagccggactaactccggtggtgtaaaataccgttcgggaggtttaagaagttggcagttttgaccaatatgcagtaatttagccctgtcattgaataaatgcatttttaatactttcattttccacaagactcttatttgtcatgaccatacaatttatatagcaatcgggggaaaaaaataggtcaatacaaagaatatcctgtaaaaatgagGACATTTTGCAGTCTGCTTAGTCGTCAGTTGTCTCTGTCGCCTTTTTCTCACCAACATGGAGGggccagagcgctataatgacaagaGGCGCTAAACGGTAGAtttaaagactcatttctcgtcatatgcgctttgccaaattgttgtatatagttgaattgtCACAAAATAcgattttaattccaataaaaatgcgatttaagatttttttttttgtcaggtcatatgcactttaaagtCCCCGTAGTTGACGTCTACTCGTGAACTAATCTAAATTACTCAAGCAATGATTCGGCCTTGTTCACAATTTGACAATCActgatttgaacatttttttgtggTTAGTTGCATCTACAAGATATGAATATTACAATTTCTCTCCAGTGTGCTTTTCAAGTATTTTTGGCAACACCTTTTCCAGCGGGGAAAGCTCTTGCTTGAGGCGATCCAGTCTCTCCAGTAGTTGGCGCTCCTGTTTGTATTGGTGTTCCGGTAGGTTGAGAGCCGTGTGCAGCAGGTGAACTACGTGCTTCATGTCGTCCAACTGCAGGgcgtgctcgctagatttgcatACTGCAAACAGtgtatgaaataaacactttaaaagttcttccttgaaCGCTATCTAGTGGCTAACAGTGGAATTACTTAACAAATGGGAGCCAGAACAAAATTCGTACCTTTTTCTGGAGAGTGTACATTGTAAACAGTGTTGTTTATGACCAGTTTAAAGTGTTTGTCTATCAGCAGGGCTTCTAGCAGTGTGTTGTAGGCCACACGTTCACCATCTGTCCAGACAGACGGCATTGTAATTTACGAGGCATAAAAACAACAGAAATGacaaacagatgaaaaacacCCACAAGTAAGACATTTTTAAGACTTCACTAGATAAATTCTGTACTGCTGTTTTGGTAAATCTGTTTAACACTTTATAGGACAAATGGCTATATTTCTTGTAATTTCtgctaaaattaacaggaagagatttaaaatgaatacgatggcccaaaatgaacaggaagtgacccagaattgtcctagaatcagcaggaagtgactgaaaatgaacagaTAGTGACCTGGGAACCCACATATTCAATAGGAAGggattcaaaataaatatgattgcccaaaatgaacagggggTAACCCagtaatgccctaaaatcagaaggaagttactgaaaatgaacaggatggCTCATAATGAACTAATTTGGATTCGAATGAGGGTTATAGTAACTGGCTGTGAATATTAATGTTTCAGCGCAACTGCAGCACAAATAATCACTGCCAGCCCTGCCAGTCAAATTGGACTGGAcacctagcaccgtcaatggcagttgaATAAgtcccctataaagggttattaAGAGTACAATTTGGATAAGATCTTTCTAAAAAGTTTTGGAAAAGACATTTTCAACACAGTGTCAAGGTGTTTTTGCGGCTCAACCCGTTCGACCACATGCCGGGAATCGAGAGCTAGTAAAGGGCGGGGTTTGGAAAAGAGGAGGTACCTTTGGAGAGAACTGCGGCAGTGGCGCCGGGGTCCTCCTTTTGCAGCTCGCTGACCAGGTCgcccactgtcatgagcatgggTTGTAGAAAGAAAAGGCACGTCTCGCTCCTGCATGTCAGCGGCACCTCCAGAGCCAGCCGCCCGTGTTTATATTTCAGGGACACCTCTGCTAATGTGACAATATTCAATTCACAAAATAAGCCATTAAAATGTGAACGTAGCAGCGTAAGACTTTTTAAGAGCACTTAAAACAGAATTTAATCCTGATTTCAAAGCAtaaggtttgtttttgttttcctgtCGTCATTGTACAATTCTTGGGACCATATTGTTGTTAATAATTTGTTTACGAGTTAAATTAAAATGGTGAAATTTAGAATTAAAAGTTTAATTGCCGTGAAGGCAAACTCAATGAGGTGGCTCGGTTTTCTactaacaggcatgaaaatgggtcaggggttaaaaaggtgagtaggGTGTGGAGGagtatgttccggcgttctgccaaaatgtcctccgtcggcaaaacgtcctacatgaggcgaattggaaaatttaaatttttcacataaggcttattaTTTGAGTTAGcgcgggtttaattagttgaaggagttgatttcaaccaccatttactcgcgctagctttgccactccagagccctgaaactaacaaataacatgcaaactgcacagaatttgttcaaatcaattccaacgactaattaaaccccggctaactcaaaagattaagcctaatgtaaaaaattctgaacttcccctttaaaataaagacattgaatatggctattaaaatgttgtctataaaagttttagagcaataaaacaaacaacaagaatcattcaaagtatttcataatgggtccaaattatttttcgaacagatcatgtgactaaagCACCTCAGAGACAgctgtttgctttgcttagccaaaactacagctgaggaggcaagatggatatttaaaatttctttaaacctaagctttcaaaaccttcaacgacaactgagcttgaactgaAGATTGCGCACGAGCAgcatcaaaaagtcctggctgtcttgttacctgttgtgctgtaattccaagtgttgcttgaattggatgcttttagcggtcgacagtctttttgagccagcgcaaagttcgtagtgcagagatatttttgtcatctttactggacaaaaatgtgaagtaatggctgtgtttccagcgtgcaaatgcagccgtttgtagtatatctcctgccgaTTTCATTGtatcctggcgaggtagcaaggctatgttgttttggccgcaaactcccagcgctcacggctcacgcatgacggtaatacacgtgagccgttttttttccatccccgattagaaaatgtcacatgtgatgtcactcccatgactacagtattctttctACATACATAATGGGGcattaacaaaatagtaacgcacaggcatcaaggaaagtaactttaattagattaccaatttagaaaaatgaacgcgttagattgctctttactgaaagtaatcagattacagttacgcattactcacataacgcgttactgacaactctgcttttatattaccgttaaatacacaagcttgacgctaacttaaagagcatatgatacgagaaaaaaagtcttaaatggcattattatgtgaattagaatcatactttgagacgattcgactatatacaacaattttgcaaagcgcagatgacgagaaattagtcttttaatctgccggttagccacgcctaccattatagggctttagcgtccccaacaggtggatgacgtcagcggtagactgggctcatcggttttactattcagcccattgagggggaattattcagaacgaggaaaacgcgacaaagagccgcaaaatgtcattgtttcagtctctctactccaatatttttacaggatattctttttatccaagtattttccccaatagctatataaatggcttgagaaggaccagtcatgcCGTCGAggaggaactattcacaacgaggaaaacgcgacgaagacagcggcaaaatgtcattgtttctgtctctttacttcaatatttttacaggatattctttttatccaagtattttccccaattgctaaataaatggcatggtcatgacaaataacagtcttgtgctgaatggaatatgaaataataaaaatgcatttattcaggacgacatggcaaaattactccataatggtcaaaactgtcgacttcacctttactgtcgcacctcccgaacgatattttatgacacctaaatcggacatatgtcatttcccttccccggcttcggagaatgtaaacaaaccagaaggcgtgacagctagccaacatgctaacccgaaccgagtgatgtttcaaagtcttcgaagcggaaaatcacacattaactatcctggattatttgacatgacgacccggttgtcgattgtcatcgcggaccggcaaaccgccaggcggagagcaatttacagttcgttccccggaggagggtggctggagttgttgtgcagctaacgtgctgctgctaatgagcattaggagagctttttacatgcctatcaatgatcaaacgtaagtagtccttcatttaaagaaagtttgtagtgtttactttgtaatcgctgtattcgtatttgacataatacaaaacaagatgtttactcacttcctcataagtccaatggtcccacagtaaatatccacggtgaatgggaaccttttgaaactcctaaAAGGCGCatccgcctctccctcatacagaatgatttttctgcagccgtttggctggcgtgatgcgaaaaataaacgtattaatccgcaaaatcagctgaatccttctccctcatacacaacactgtagcgtgaagaggacgtcttctaccgtacacgtcacagcgccctcctcctcaatgcaagaccgaagccggaagtcactcattttcaaggcgcgggattcaaaaaaacgaaataaaaatagcgatcgcttccacacacatccaagcggtccatatcattcaggggcataaaataccgcgtgtattatgaaataaacatgctttttcgtgtcacaggcactttaacgggagctattttttccaccagagatttggctagctgtcataccgcaaaatatgaaaacgattgaaaccattactcaccaaatttaatatgctggcaaatgcattcatctaaaaaaaaaattggaagtgAGACCTCACCTCGTCCAGTGAacatgaatttgtgcttaggacaagatcatgtgtcgtaattagcgatctttgacgctcccCAACCCCCCCGCATTCAAagttgtttctctctcagcggctgtgactaacctcaatgaagttgctctcctcGCTAAGCCtagcctatcattcgtctttgtaagtttttagtaactttgtgtactgaatttgaaaggaaaatgtgtattttgtttttggcgaactttttcatgaagctaaactgttgaagctactcacacgttgaaaatacgattgtacaacgttttaaatgtattcatttggtatatttcagttaccacgatttgagagctcaataaattgaagaaaagtacggcttgtgtttggagtgtttgttgttggaatagcgtcactgacacacgcagcatcaaacggGAAGGgctaagcgctgccgcgccaagccacttctggctgcatttttgtcaCATGGAAAAAGTAACGAATACGTACTGACGGAAAATttcagtggttttgtaaccgcgacgttttcatagcatgctaaaccgtgaaggtaaccggcacatgcctacacctgGCACccctcccccccacccccctcaaaaagtttctcctcggatctacacgattcacgtaggtcatcctttttgacttcaaaacggcgaatttcgccgaaaggtgagagattttcatgcctgtactaAGGAAGTAGAGTGCGATGTAGCAAGCAACGGTGTAGCATAAGCATCTCGACCTCGTCTAAGTTGCTGAAATCACGTTCTAATAAGTGTCATGAGTCACATCGACCTGTTTGTTCACTAGCAGGCCAAAGTGTTGTACGGTAGggatgggcggatcgataccaaaatatcgatatttcgatccagcacgttaaattttaggtatcgatccccaagcaaaagtatcgatatctggaattaatatattatatattttttagggctgtcaaaattaccgcgttaacgggcgttaattttttaaattaatcacgttaaaatatttgacgcaattaacgcacccgctggcatattgcctcaaacattacaatgaggccgtttatggacattatgagtgaagagaatgccaccggccgcttgggggcagcgccgttccatactcatgttatgtcttctaaacgttggagaattagtagttgtgagacgtttatgctgtattcacaatgcaatgcaaattgctatttgtgctccacacatatttcggtaagttttctttcttttagtggcaattatgtgtctcttgttttattttgggtaagatatgtacaggttttggcagtgtatcaaatacttgttctccccactgtatatgttatacagtaaaggcgagtggacacaggcgcgccgtttattgacataagcttctccttcacaacaaacataagtatcgtttagtgaaagcacaacaaaaataatattcctatctctcaaaaaaaaaaaaaaatgttctcaaaaagaaaagcacttcagtctatagtaatgaggccctattctgacacacagttaaacaaaaatgctaaataaactggcattcatatcaatttagctatgcaaaatacacgtaaaacttttcactctatatttattattgttatttttattcttcttattattatattaaccctacttttgattaaaaattttacaaattttattaaaacgaaaacatgaagaggggttttaatataaaattactataacttgtagctataacatttatcgtttaagaactacaagtctttctatccgtggatcactttaacagaaagaatgttaataatgccatttgtggatttattgttacaataaacaaagagtactgatgtacagtatgttgtatgtatatatccgtcgtgtgtcttacctttccattccaacaataatttacataaaaatatggcatattttagagatggtttgaattgcgattaattgcgattaattacgattaattaatttttaagctgtaattaactcgattaaaatttttaatcgtttgacagccctaatttttttgtcaagttttgggtatatttttgtgcacactttttgtactacttttccctTTCGCATTGTACACACAAGCAGTGCACACGCATAAGCAGTGCACCGGCGTGTGCTCCCGCCCCCATTCACGTCCCTATCCTGTGTCGAacagcatgcttttcctccgccccctcacgcctaatttcttacttgaccttattattatttcttattcatttattattatttcttgtgaatttatgtttcatatttttattttttcatgaatgtttttccatatttttcaatttacaaacaattaaatgcttgattacTTATGTTTTGTcgctacttatttttattttgtttttttaaatttatttttattaatttttttaaatttcaaaatctgaaaattgtgttagtaaaataaaattcaaaaacggcaagtgactattgattattggatttgtttttagcgatctaccatttgagggcggtaacatgctactgttaattcgttctttaattagatcaaaaatatttaattcaggtagattaaaatttgatcaaatacaacgtgtagcagggaaatgttctgtgcttatgaatttaagggtcatggttAAAGAGTGAAACTGACTAATAAGagtttgttgttgatggattggtttgtgagtttgagggaaactgctttgctagttattaaaagcagcacttttccattgcaaagcatatttgacacaaagagacttaatagtttttgagtgcttgctgtagttgtacattagataccatcagaatggctgagaacaCTGCAGGGTTGTTATATATaccgtgtatatatatatatatatatatatatatatatatatatatatatatatatatataaataatatgaacttccggtatcgatatcggatcgggatcgcaatatttggccttggtattacttggtatcggatcgaatccaaaaacactggtatcgcccatctCTATTGTACGGTGTATCTGATTTAAAAGTAAAACAACACTACAGTAAAAATCTGAGAAACAAGAACTCTTGTGTCCCCACTTGTGAACAAGCCAGGATACTCTGTGTACCTTGTTCACCATCAAccagcattgatggtaagtacgttatcttttatctattttttgctttattatttgacgtataataaatgtttttggacagttattttgtggTTTATGGGGTAACTACGGCACCTAAAGGGTTAATTGTGACTTACACGGAGACTCGGCGTCACccagaactcattcgtaaccggtggactacctgtactgtgaaatttcatttttaaattctgcttttattcagtttaattcatttttttatattcataattcatttattgataaattaaacaaattaaactgtctatttaaataattattttaatattattttatttattgataaaaaaatagataatatcaaaaaatacaataattccagtttcagtttattcgcacatcaacaaatacagtacatgatcATACGCTAGCAGTTCACATGTTAAGGTGGGCGAATcggacactccaaagaagctatTCAAAGCTTTTAGCAGGGGCCCAGTTAGacaaaacacacatacacacatgcacacacacacaattaactgtgggcaatttcaaaattttggttACATTGGATTTGATAAGAGACACCAGTAGTATTATTCAAAGAATCagcatattatatatacattgctaggagatgagttttgagttttttcttaaagatggagatggagtgtgacattttaagtgtttcatcCAGTTCATTCCAAATCTGTGGTCCTTTGCACACAATGCTAAAACTTGTACACTTTAGCCTTCGTTTTTTCCCTgtgatttgatgttttcttctggtAGTGTATGTGTGTTGAGGAGTACAGACTGGGACGAGGTCACCTAATTTATAATTTAGTCTATAGATAATCTTATACATTACACAAGCATTTTGGTAATAGTTGTGGTCTTTTTGGTAATAGTTGTGGTcttaataaatattattaatattaaagttgtttttggggggaaatcacCAAATATATCATTCACCCTTTGTtggtgatttttaaaaattacattaaagacccttccccccaaaaatcagattacaaaaataaataaataaataataataatcacggAAAAGTTTGTTTATTTCCATATCtaattgtttttcaattttaaaaatttctatTGTTTGTAAagggtttttgtgtgtgtgtatgcgtgtgtaaaaatagaaatatttaaacacatttatttttgttatttatattaccgcaacatcatttttataaatataccgtattggcccgaatattagACGGCCCCGATTATAAAAACGACCCCTcttttttaagactcaagtttgaaaaaaagactttttgaacaccaaattcatttttatacagaaaataattacagtacatcttaaacaaatgattataacaatatatttgagtgaaaaatcatgttattttgcctcatttaaatcttaatatctgaacatttaa from Corythoichthys intestinalis isolate RoL2023-P3 chromosome 8, ASM3026506v1, whole genome shotgun sequence includes:
- the LOC130920726 gene encoding calcium uniporter regulatory subunit MCUb, mitochondrial-like isoform X2, coding for MMASTRLVGKVAGRLLGSLGARRPAFQAPCPATFLHKVQLPLLGAAQAVFCSTRSPPTAEVSLKYKHGRLALEVPLTCRSETCLFFLQPMLMTVGDLVSELQKEDPGATAAVLSKDGERVAYNTLLEALLIDKHFKLVINNTVYNVHSPEKVCKSSEHALQLDDMKHVVHLLHTALNLPEHQYKQERQLLERLDRLKQELSPLEKMKAQLSHTADFQTSRAVWTGLALLSVQGGALAWLTWWVYSWDVMEPVTYFVTYATSMGAFAYYVLTKEDYVYPNAKDRQFLHYFYKGASKKKFNVEKYNELKDELAQVEDDLKRLRYPTQLQLPIGQIQPKE
- the LOC130920726 gene encoding calcium uniporter regulatory subunit MCUb, mitochondrial-like isoform X3 — protein: MMASTRLVGKVAGRLLGSLGARRPAFQAPRPATFLHKVQLPLLGAAQAVFCSTRSPPTEVSLKYKHGRLALEVPLTCRSETCLFFLQPMLMTVGDLVSELQKEDPGATAAVLSKDGERVAYNTLLEALLIDKHFKLVINNTVYNVHSPEKVCKSSEHALQLDDMKHVVHLLHTALNLPEHQYKQERQLLERLDRLKQELSPLEKMKAQLSHTADFQTSRAVWTGLALLSVQGGALAWLTWWVYSWDVMEPVTYFVTYATSMGAFAYYVLTKEDYVYPNAKDRQFLHYFYKGASKKKFNVEKYNELKDELAQVEDDLKRLRYPTQLQLPIGQIQPKE
- the LOC130920726 gene encoding calcium uniporter regulatory subunit MCUb, mitochondrial-like isoform X4, producing the protein MMASTRLVGKVAGRLLGSLGARRPAFQAPCPATFLHKVQLPLLGAAQAVFCSTRSPPTEVSLKYKHGRLALEVPLTCRSETCLFFLQPMLMTVGDLVSELQKEDPGATAAVLSKDGERVAYNTLLEALLIDKHFKLVINNTVYNVHSPEKVCKSSEHALQLDDMKHVVHLLHTALNLPEHQYKQERQLLERLDRLKQELSPLEKMKAQLSHTADFQTSRAVWTGLALLSVQGGALAWLTWWVYSWDVMEPVTYFVTYATSMGAFAYYVLTKEDYVYPNAKDRQFLHYFYKGASKKKFNVEKYNELKDELAQVEDDLKRLRYPTQLQLPIGQIQPKE
- the LOC130920726 gene encoding calcium uniporter regulatory subunit MCUb, mitochondrial-like isoform X1, translating into MMASTRLVGKVAGRLLGSLGARRPAFQAPRPATFLHKVQLPLLGAAQAVFCSTRSPPTAEVSLKYKHGRLALEVPLTCRSETCLFFLQPMLMTVGDLVSELQKEDPGATAAVLSKDGERVAYNTLLEALLIDKHFKLVINNTVYNVHSPEKVCKSSEHALQLDDMKHVVHLLHTALNLPEHQYKQERQLLERLDRLKQELSPLEKMKAQLSHTADFQTSRAVWTGLALLSVQGGALAWLTWWVYSWDVMEPVTYFVTYATSMGAFAYYVLTKEDYVYPNAKDRQFLHYFYKGASKKKFNVEKYNELKDELAQVEDDLKRLRYPTQLQLPIGQIQPKE